One genomic region from Cyanobium usitatum str. Tous encodes:
- the purM gene encoding phosphoribosylformylglycinamidine cyclo-ligase, translating into MDYRTAGVDVVAGREFVERIRSSVEATRRPEVVGGLGGFGGLCRLPAGLRDPLLVSGTDGVGTKLELAQAYGRHHDVGIDLVAMCVNDVITSGAEPLFFLDYIATGKLSPEAMAEVVEGIADGCRQSGCALLGGETAEMPGFYAPGRYDLAGFCVAVVEASALIDGRAVSAGDRILAVASSGVHSNGFSLVRRILESQAVDELTTLPNSNQNLIDALLAPTRLYGTLVKALLASKVPINGMAHITGGGLPENLPRCLPSGVHGVIDPTSWQRPALFHWLQQAGEVPEADLWNTFNLGVGYCLVVPAAAADQALAICQDTGYEAWELGAVANGSAGEQPLAGLPFKA; encoded by the coding sequence ATGGACTACCGCACAGCCGGGGTGGATGTGGTCGCAGGCCGGGAGTTTGTGGAGCGGATCCGATCCAGTGTTGAAGCCACCCGGCGCCCTGAGGTTGTGGGCGGGCTCGGAGGCTTCGGGGGCCTATGCCGACTGCCCGCCGGGCTGCGGGATCCCCTGCTGGTCTCCGGCACCGACGGGGTTGGCACCAAGCTTGAGCTGGCTCAGGCCTACGGCCGCCACCACGATGTGGGCATCGACTTGGTGGCGATGTGCGTCAACGACGTCATCACCAGCGGGGCGGAGCCGCTTTTCTTCCTTGACTACATCGCCACAGGCAAGCTCAGCCCGGAGGCCATGGCTGAGGTGGTGGAGGGCATCGCCGACGGCTGCCGCCAAAGCGGCTGCGCCCTGCTTGGCGGCGAAACGGCCGAAATGCCTGGCTTCTATGCCCCGGGCCGCTACGACCTGGCCGGTTTCTGCGTGGCCGTGGTCGAGGCAAGCGCCCTGATCGATGGACGGGCGGTTAGCGCAGGGGATCGCATCCTGGCGGTGGCCAGCAGTGGGGTCCATAGCAATGGCTTCAGCCTGGTGCGCCGCATTCTTGAGAGCCAGGCGGTCGATGAACTCACGACCCTGCCCAACAGCAACCAAAACCTGATAGACGCCCTGCTCGCCCCAACCCGTCTCTATGGAACCTTGGTTAAAGCCTTGCTTGCCAGCAAGGTGCCCATAAACGGCATGGCCCACATCACTGGCGGCGGCCTGCCTGAAAACCTGCCCCGCTGCCTGCCCTCTGGAGTGCACGGCGTGATCGACCCAACTAGCTGGCAGCGTCCAGCTCTGTTCCACTGGCTGCAGCAAGCCGGCGAGGTGCCGGAGGCCGATCTCTGGAACACCTTCAATTTGGGGGTGGGTTACTGCCTGGTGGTGCCAGCAGCTGCAGCGGATCAAGCTCTCGCAATCTGCCAAGACACTGGCTACGAGGCCTGGGAGCTGGGCGCGGTGGCCAATGGCAGTGCTGGCGAGCAACCGCTGGCAGGACTTCCCTTCAAGGCTTGA
- a CDS encoding aldo/keto reductase gives MAHPVGQPGIGVGTWAWGNQFLWGYDPSQDPVLEATFRRAVACGLHTFDTADSYGTGRFNGRSEALLGSFAAALPAAQRDQLLVATKLAPFPWRLGRRGYERAFAASKRRLAGRIDLVQLHWSTSRYAPWQEGPLLEGLADLVQQGEVAALGVSNMGPRRLRAVHRRLAERGLELSSLQVQLSLLAPDPIQPGGVAEVCRELGIRLIAYSPLALGLLARSMAAGPLPRGPRGALFRRLAPALVELQAEMARIGANRDASLAAVALNWCRAHGALPIPGLRRPEQVEQAAAALAWNLSEQERRRLDDLALGLQVGMPANPFLSD, from the coding sequence ATGGCGCATCCAGTGGGTCAGCCCGGCATCGGCGTTGGCACTTGGGCCTGGGGAAATCAATTTCTTTGGGGCTACGACCCGAGCCAGGATCCGGTGCTTGAAGCCACCTTCCGGCGGGCTGTGGCCTGCGGCCTGCACACCTTTGATACGGCGGATTCCTACGGCACTGGCAGGTTTAACGGCCGCAGTGAGGCCCTTTTGGGCAGCTTTGCGGCGGCCCTACCGGCGGCCCAGCGCGACCAGCTGCTGGTGGCTACCAAGCTCGCCCCCTTCCCCTGGCGACTGGGGCGCCGCGGCTATGAACGGGCTTTTGCGGCTTCGAAACGGCGCCTTGCCGGTCGAATTGATTTGGTGCAGTTGCACTGGAGCACGTCTCGCTACGCCCCCTGGCAGGAGGGGCCCCTCCTGGAGGGTCTGGCTGATCTGGTGCAGCAGGGGGAGGTGGCGGCCCTTGGCGTTTCAAATATGGGGCCCCGTCGCCTGCGGGCGGTGCACCGGCGCTTGGCCGAGCGGGGACTGGAGCTCAGCAGCCTCCAGGTACAGCTATCGCTGCTGGCACCCGATCCGATCCAGCCGGGCGGTGTGGCGGAGGTCTGCCGTGAGCTGGGTATCCGTTTGATCGCCTACAGCCCCCTGGCCCTGGGGCTGCTGGCCAGATCAATGGCGGCTGGGCCTTTGCCGAGGGGGCCAAGGGGGGCTTTGTTCCGCCGGCTAGCCCCCGCCTTGGTTGAGCTCCAGGCTGAGATGGCCCGAATCGGCGCCAATCGCGACGCCAGCCTGGCGGCGGTGGCCCTCAACTGGTGCCGGGCCCACGGCGCTTTGCCGATTCCCGGCTTGCGCCGTCCGGAGCAGGTGGAGCAGGCCGCGGCGGCCCTGGCCTGGAACCTGTCTGAGCAGGAGCGCCGCCGTTTAGATGATCTGGCGCTGGGATTGCAGGTGGGCATGCCTGCCAATCCCTTCCTGAGCGACTAG